In a genomic window of Rhinoderma darwinii isolate aRhiDar2 chromosome 10, aRhiDar2.hap1, whole genome shotgun sequence:
- the LOC142662445 gene encoding nicotinamide N-methyltransferase-like: MMDSSPHKFYHVHGFDSRQFLEHYFSDKPDMVFGDDTLKFLIDNFRQVFALGHINGDILIDLSIGSAVHHLYSACEFFKNIIMLKVSNRCIMELKRWVDERTGAFYWGHTSTLLQKKEENSDPFQDQEAKLRSAIQHVVKYDPEKENMTDPLVLPPADCVISACLLDVISKDQDDYIRYLRKFSRLLKPGGHLIIFGALSTTYFTVGKDKFHVFTYDEDFVRKALVGEGFIIDYCNVKERTAVSDLVDYKAFISIAAHKEK; this comes from the exons ATGATGGATTCCAGTCCCCATAAGTTCTATCACGTACATGGCTTTGATTCCAGACAATTTCTGGAGCATTACTTTTCAGATAAACCTGACATGGTCTTTGGAGATGACACCTTGAAATTTCTCATTGACAATTTTAGACAAGTTTTCGCATTGG GTCATATTAATGGAGACATCTTGATTGACCTCAGTATTGGTTCCGCTGTTCATCATCTGTATTCAGCCTGTGAGTTTTTTAAAAACATCATCATGCTGAAGGTCAGTAACAGATGCATCATGGAGCTGAAGAGATGGGTGGACGAACGTACGGGAGCATTTTATTGGGGCCACACATCAACACTTCtacaaaagaaagaagaaaacag TGATCCATTTCAGGACCAGGAAGCAAAACTGAGATCAGCCATTCAACATGTTGTGAAATACGACCCGGAGAAAGAGAATATGACAGACCCGCTGGTCCTACCACCAGCCGATTGTGTCATCAGTGCTTGTCTTCTGGATGTTATCAGCAAAGATCAAGATGATTACATCAGATATCTGAGGAAGTTCTCTAGGTTGCTGAAACCTGGAGGACACCTCATAATATTTGGGGCTTTAAGTACAACATATTTCACAGTCGGAAAAGACAAGTTCCATGTATTCACATATGATGAGGATTTTGTCAGGAAAGCTCTAGTTGGAGAAGGCTTTATCATTGATTACTGTAATGTCAAGGAGAGAACGGCTGTCAGTGACCTTGTTGACTATAAGGCCTTCATATCTATTGCAGCTCACAAGGAGAAGTAG